The following proteins are encoded in a genomic region of Fervidobacterium pennivorans DSM 9078:
- a CDS encoding GNAT family N-acetyltransferase — protein sequence MNNPKGEELKFHIGNSFVAELSDEDIKYFSERRITKAEPVTLVFFFETNDGNYEKIGFVEFDLRVINKNAYITFYVAPQYRGKGIGKLIIRKALEFAFKELNLRRVTAEVYEYNERSLRLLESLGFKKEGILKEAKFHDGRYWDIIVMGLMKEDWKNSEEFRR from the coding sequence ATGAACAACCCAAAGGGTGAAGAATTAAAGTTTCATATCGGTAATAGTTTTGTGGCTGAATTAAGTGACGAAGATATAAAGTACTTCTCTGAAAGGAGAATAACGAAGGCAGAACCTGTTACATTAGTATTTTTCTTTGAAACAAACGATGGTAATTACGAGAAAATTGGATTTGTTGAATTTGATTTGAGAGTCATAAACAAAAATGCGTATATCACATTTTATGTGGCTCCACAATACCGTGGTAAGGGCATAGGAAAGCTCATTATAAGGAAAGCCTTAGAGTTTGCTTTCAAAGAATTAAATCTTCGTAGAGTAACAGCCGAAGTTTACGAGTATAATGAACGTTCGCTGAGGTTACTTGAAAGTTTGGGGTTCAAAAAAGAAGGCATTCTCAAAGAAGCAAAATTCCACGATGGAAGATACTGGGATATAATTGTAATGGGATTAATGAAAGAAGATTGGAAAAATAGTGAAGAGTTTAGAAGGTGA
- the abc-f gene encoding ribosomal protection-like ABC-F family protein — protein MITIKNLTIAFPEKTLFSNFNATVLTRDRIGLMGKNGSGKSTLLKAIAGIFKDYQGEITVQGKVSYMDQYRTFEARTPYEYYMKVADTPEKQKQVRSILKGLGFPEEDWERDISTFSGGERTKLQLGRLFVEDPDFLLLDEPTNFLDIESIEFLKELLRSFRGGYIIISHDRDFLRNTCEKFWEINNERIWVFDMDFDSYHLERQRIIETQRRQLANIQREIERLRAIIDRYKKWGREKFTRQAKSKEKMLEKMLEELESMPNLYLEEEQKSIDIPEPDNTGYVVLEVKNVSWDGLLRNVSFTVYQGDKIAIVGPNGSGKTTLLKIINGLTKYAGQVTFGYNVKAVYLEQFVDQLDLENTVFDELFEEMPDKPDYVIRAYAGRFGFRGEDVFKTIADLSGGERQILALAKVLLRRPNVLILDEPTNHMDLETVEALESALKEYKGAVLLVSHDLELIRNVCNRFFTIKNGELLESNEPILFSKEKKKVEKEKNVDFEEKKRLRNQLKSWKKQLEELKERENEITYMISDLESRMHKEQDYVKLMELMGEKEKLEEELLRVMETFEEIERKIKEFENIED, from the coding sequence ATGATAACAATAAAGAATCTTACCATAGCCTTTCCCGAAAAGACGCTCTTTTCTAATTTCAATGCAACCGTCCTAACAAGGGATAGGATAGGATTGATGGGAAAAAATGGGAGTGGTAAGAGTACGCTGTTGAAAGCGATAGCCGGAATTTTTAAAGATTACCAAGGGGAAATAACAGTTCAAGGTAAAGTATCATACATGGATCAATACAGAACATTTGAAGCAAGAACACCTTATGAATACTACATGAAGGTAGCAGATACCCCAGAAAAACAAAAGCAGGTGAGGAGTATTTTGAAAGGATTAGGTTTTCCGGAAGAGGATTGGGAAAGGGATATTTCAACGTTCAGTGGAGGAGAGAGAACGAAACTGCAGTTAGGAAGACTCTTTGTGGAAGACCCCGATTTTCTTCTTTTAGATGAGCCAACCAATTTCTTGGACATAGAAAGTATAGAGTTTTTGAAAGAGTTACTGAGAAGTTTCCGCGGAGGATATATAATCATTTCGCACGACAGAGATTTCCTCAGAAACACCTGCGAAAAATTCTGGGAGATAAACAACGAGCGTATCTGGGTTTTTGATATGGATTTCGACAGCTACCATTTGGAAAGACAAAGGATTATCGAAACTCAAAGAAGACAGCTCGCAAATATACAACGTGAAATAGAAAGATTGAGAGCGATAATAGATAGATACAAAAAATGGGGTAGGGAAAAATTCACAAGGCAAGCGAAAAGTAAAGAAAAGATGCTCGAGAAAATGCTCGAAGAATTAGAAAGTATGCCCAACCTGTATTTGGAGGAAGAGCAGAAGAGTATAGATATACCTGAACCAGACAACACAGGTTACGTTGTTTTGGAAGTTAAAAATGTTTCTTGGGACGGTTTGTTAAGAAACGTTTCGTTCACAGTATATCAAGGAGATAAGATAGCGATTGTTGGACCTAACGGTTCTGGGAAAACAACACTATTAAAAATCATCAACGGGCTAACCAAATACGCTGGTCAAGTAACATTCGGATACAATGTAAAAGCAGTTTATCTTGAACAGTTTGTTGACCAGCTTGATTTAGAAAACACTGTTTTCGATGAGCTCTTCGAAGAGATGCCAGATAAACCAGACTACGTTATCAGAGCCTATGCAGGTAGATTCGGATTTCGCGGTGAAGATGTTTTTAAAACAATTGCTGATTTGAGTGGTGGAGAAAGACAGATACTCGCTCTTGCAAAGGTCTTGCTAAGAAGACCGAATGTGCTTATTCTGGACGAGCCAACGAACCATATGGATTTGGAAACAGTCGAAGCGCTTGAATCGGCACTTAAAGAATATAAGGGAGCAGTTTTGTTGGTTTCCCATGACCTCGAGTTGATTAGAAACGTATGCAACAGGTTTTTTACCATCAAAAATGGGGAACTGTTGGAATCTAACGAGCCGATACTCTTTTCTAAAGAAAAGAAAAAGGTTGAAAAAGAAAAGAACGTAGATTTTGAAGAGAAAAAGAGACTGAGAAATCAGTTAAAGAGTTGGAAAAAACAATTGGAAGAACTAAAGGAAAGAGAGAACGAGATAACATACATGATAAGTGATTTAGAAAGTCGTATGCACAAAGAACAAGATTATGTTAAGTTGATGGAATTGATGGGTGAGAAAGAAAAATTAGAGGAGGAATTGCTAAGAGTAATGGAGACCTTCGAAGAAATCGAAAGAAAGATAAAGGAATTCGAGAATATAGAAGATTAG